One Odocoileus virginianus isolate 20LAN1187 ecotype Illinois chromosome 4, Ovbor_1.2, whole genome shotgun sequence DNA segment encodes these proteins:
- the GHSR gene encoding growth hormone secretagogue receptor type 1: MWNTTRSEELGSNLTLPDLGWDAPPDNDSLTAELSPLFPAPLLAGVTATCVALFVVGIAGNLLTMLVVSRFRELRTTTNLYLSSMAFSDLLIFLCMPLDLVRLWHYRPWNLGDLLCKLFQFVSESCTYATVLTITALSVERYFAICFPLRAKVVITKGRVKLVILVIWAVAFCSAGPIFVLVGVEHENGTDPRDTNECRATEFAVRSGLLTVMVWVSSIFFFLPVFCLTVLYSLIGRKLWKRRRGEAAVGASLRDRNHKQTVKMLAVVVFAFILCWLPFHVGRYLFSKSFEPGSVEIAQISQYCNLVSFVLFYLSAAINPILYNIMSKKYRVAVFKLLGFEPFSQRKLSTLKDESSRAWTESSINT, translated from the exons ATGTGGAATACGACACGGAGCGAGGAGCTGGGGTCCAACCTCACGCTGCCTGACCTGGGCTGGGATGCTCCCCCCGACAACGATTCGCTAACAGCCGAGCTGTCGCCCCTCTTCCCCGCGCCGCTGCTGGCGGGTGTCACAGCCACCTGTGTGGCACTCTTCGTGGTGGGCATCGCGGGCAACCTGCTCACCATGCTGGTGGTGTCGCGTTTCCGCGAGCTGCGTACCACCACCAACCTCTACCTGTCCAGCATGGCCTTCTCCGACCTACTCATCTTCCTCTGCATGCCCCTCGACCTCGTGCGCCTCTGGCATTACCGGCCCTGGAACTTGGGTGACCTGCTCTGCAAACTCTTCCAGTTTGTTAGCGAGAGCTGCACCTATGCCACGGTGCTCACCATCACCGCGCTGAGCGTCGAGCGCTACTTCGCTATCTGCTTCCCGCTGCGGGCCAAGGTGGTGATCACCAAGGGCCGGGTGAAGCTCGTCATCCTGGTCATCTGGGCCGTGGCTTTCTGCAGCGCCGGGCCCATCTTCGTGCTGGTCGGAGTGGAGCATGAGAACGGCACCGACCCTCGGGACACCAACGAGTGCCGCGCCACCGAGTTCGCCGTGCGCTCCGGGCTGCTCACCGTCATGGTGTGGGTGTCCAGCATCTTCTTCTTCCTGCCCGTCTTCTGCCTCACTGTCCTCTATAGCCTCATCGGCAGGAAGCTGTGGAAGAGGAGACGCGGCGAGGCGGCGGTGGGCGCCTCGCTCAGAGACCGGAACCACAAACAGACCGTGAAGATGCTCG CTGTAGTGGTTTTCGCTTTCATCCTTTGCTGGCTGCCCTTCCATGTAGGAcgatatttattttccaaatcctTCGAGCCTGGCTCTGTGGAGATCGCTCAGATCAGCCAATACTGCAACCTCGTCTCCTTCGTCCTCTTCTACCTCAGTGCTGCCATCAACCCTATTCTGTACAACATCATGTCCAAGAAGTACCGGGTGGCAGTGTTCAAGCTTCTGGGATTTGAACCCTTCTCCCAGAGGAAGCTCTCCACCCTAAAGGATGAAAGTTCTCGGGCCTGGACAGAATCTAGTATTAATACATGA